Proteins encoded in a region of the Streptomyces sp. NBC_01298 genome:
- a CDS encoding nitrate/nitrite transporter, translating into MTSTTAPRKGGRWIERWEPEDETFWRETGEKTARRNLVFSVLSEHIGFSIWSLWSVMVLFMGPKYGIDPAGKFFLIATATCVGALVRVPYTFAVARFGGRNWTVVSALLLLAPTVAAWIVMEPGTSYDTFLLVAALTGVGGGNFASSMTNINAFFPLRKKGWALGLNAGGGNIGVPVVQLAALLVIGTAGAGHPRLLLGAYIPLIVIAAALAALRMDNLAPVRNDTGAVRDAARDAHTWIMAFLYIGTFGSFIGYSFAFGLVLQTQFGRTPLQAASLTFIGPLLGSLIRPVGGALADRFGGAWITLGTFVSMAAATGVVILASVRESLPVFLVGFVGLFVLSGLGNGSTYKMIPGIFQAKALARGMSGEDAAAYGRRLSGASMGLIGAVGALGGLAINLVFREAFLSSGSGTAAFVTFLGFYAVCVAVTWAVYLRRPAQAMIPTAGAEAKPQLTSV; encoded by the coding sequence ATGACCAGTACGACCGCACCGCGCAAGGGTGGCCGCTGGATCGAGCGGTGGGAACCCGAGGACGAGACCTTCTGGCGGGAGACGGGCGAGAAGACCGCCCGCCGCAACCTGGTCTTCTCCGTGCTCTCCGAGCACATCGGGTTCTCGATCTGGTCCCTGTGGTCCGTGATGGTGCTCTTCATGGGCCCGAAGTACGGGATCGACCCCGCCGGGAAGTTCTTCCTCATCGCCACCGCCACCTGCGTGGGCGCCCTGGTCCGCGTCCCGTACACCTTCGCCGTGGCCCGCTTCGGCGGCCGCAACTGGACGGTCGTCAGCGCCCTGCTGCTGCTCGCGCCGACGGTCGCCGCCTGGATCGTGATGGAGCCCGGGACCTCGTACGACACCTTCCTGCTGGTGGCCGCGCTGACCGGGGTCGGCGGCGGCAACTTCGCCTCGTCGATGACGAACATCAACGCCTTCTTCCCGCTGCGCAAGAAGGGCTGGGCGCTCGGCCTCAACGCGGGCGGCGGCAACATCGGCGTCCCCGTCGTCCAGCTCGCCGCCCTGCTGGTCATCGGTACGGCCGGGGCCGGCCACCCGCGGCTGCTGCTCGGCGCCTACATCCCGCTCATCGTGATCGCGGCGGCGCTCGCCGCGCTGCGCATGGACAACCTGGCGCCCGTCCGCAACGACACCGGAGCCGTCCGGGACGCGGCCCGCGACGCGCACACCTGGATCATGGCGTTCCTGTACATCGGCACCTTCGGCTCCTTCATCGGCTACAGCTTCGCCTTCGGCCTGGTGCTCCAGACGCAGTTCGGCCGCACCCCGCTCCAGGCGGCCTCGCTCACCTTCATCGGACCGCTGCTCGGCTCGCTGATCCGGCCGGTCGGCGGGGCCCTCGCGGACCGCTTCGGCGGCGCCTGGATCACCCTGGGCACCTTCGTGTCGATGGCGGCGGCCACCGGAGTGGTGATCCTGGCCTCCGTACGGGAGTCCCTGCCGGTGTTCCTGGTCGGCTTCGTGGGGCTGTTCGTCCTCAGCGGGCTCGGCAACGGCTCCACCTACAAGATGATCCCCGGCATCTTCCAGGCGAAGGCGCTGGCCCGCGGGATGAGCGGCGAGGACGCGGCCGCGTACGGGCGGCGGCTGTCCGGCGCCTCCATGGGACTCATCGGCGCGGTCGGCGCGCTCGGCGGACTCGCCATCAACCTGGTCTTCCGCGAGGCGTTCCTGAGCTCCGGCTCGGGCACGGCGGCCTTCGTCACCTTCCTCGGCTTCTACGCGGTGTGCGTAGCCGTCACCTGGGCGGTATACCTTCGCCGGCCCGCCCAGGCGATGATCCCCACGGCCGGGGCGGAGGCGAAGCCGCAGCTCACCTCGGTGTAA
- a CDS encoding uroporphyrinogen-III synthase, which produces MHDQDTPTGPPLSPPAGQPADPPAGPPAGQPGRPPAGSPAGPLAGFTVGVTAARRADELIALLRRRGATVVHAPALRIVPLADDVELLSATKELIGCAPDVVVATTAIGFRGWIEAADGWGLGEELLGRLRETELLARGPKVKGAIRAAGLVETWSPRSESLAEVLDRLLTAGVAGRRIALQLHGEPLPGFIEALRAGGAEVVGVPVYRWMAPEDLGPLDRLLDAVAAGGVDALSFTSAPAAASLLTRAAERGVRDQVLGALTGGSVLSACVGPVTALPLQAEGVPTVQPERFRLGPLVQLLCQELPGRARVLPVAGHRLELRGHAVLLDSELRPVPPAGMALLRALSRRPGWVVARSELLRVLPGAGRDEHAVETAMARLRVALGAPNLIQTVVKRGYRLSLDMAADTKYADT; this is translated from the coding sequence ATGCACGACCAGGACACCCCCACCGGTCCGCCCCTCAGCCCGCCCGCCGGTCAGCCCGCCGATCCTCCGGCCGGTCCGCCCGCCGGTCAGCCCGGCCGTCCTCCGGCGGGCTCGCCCGCCGGTCCGCTCGCCGGATTCACCGTCGGGGTCACCGCCGCCCGCCGGGCCGACGAGCTCATCGCCCTGCTGCGCCGCCGCGGGGCCACCGTGGTGCACGCGCCCGCCCTGCGGATCGTGCCGCTCGCCGACGACGTCGAACTGCTGTCCGCCACCAAGGAGCTGATCGGCTGCGCGCCCGACGTGGTGGTGGCGACCACCGCCATCGGCTTCCGCGGCTGGATCGAGGCCGCCGACGGGTGGGGGCTCGGCGAGGAACTGCTCGGGCGGCTGCGGGAGACCGAACTGCTGGCGCGCGGCCCGAAGGTGAAGGGCGCCATCCGGGCCGCCGGACTCGTGGAGACCTGGTCCCCGCGGTCGGAATCCCTCGCCGAGGTACTGGACCGGCTGCTCACGGCCGGGGTGGCCGGCCGGCGCATCGCCCTCCAGCTGCACGGGGAGCCGCTGCCCGGGTTCATCGAGGCCCTGCGGGCCGGCGGGGCCGAGGTGGTCGGCGTACCCGTCTACCGGTGGATGGCACCGGAGGACCTCGGGCCGCTGGACCGGCTGCTCGACGCGGTGGCCGCGGGCGGGGTGGACGCGCTGAGCTTCACCTCCGCCCCGGCCGCGGCCTCGCTGCTGACCCGGGCCGCGGAGCGGGGCGTACGGGACCAGGTGCTCGGGGCGCTGACCGGCGGGTCGGTGCTCTCCGCCTGCGTGGGGCCGGTGACGGCCCTGCCGCTGCAGGCGGAGGGCGTGCCCACGGTGCAGCCCGAGCGCTTCCGGCTGGGACCCCTCGTGCAGCTCCTGTGCCAGGAACTCCCCGGCCGGGCCCGGGTCCTCCCGGTGGCCGGACACCGGCTGGAACTGCGCGGCCACGCGGTCCTCCTCGACAGCGAGCTGCGCCCCGTCCCACCGGCCGGCATGGCCCTGCTCAGGGCCCTGTCCCGGCGCCCGGGCTGGGTCGTGGCCCGCTCCGAACTCCTGCGCGTCCTGCCGGGCGCGGGCCGCGACGAGCACGCGGTGGAAACGGCGATGGCCCGCCTGCGCGTGGCCCTGGGCGCACCGAACCTCATCCAGACCGTCGTCAAGCGCGGCTACCGGCTGTCCCTGGACATGGCCGCCGACACGAAGTACGCGGACACCTGA
- a CDS encoding GNAT family N-acetyltransferase yields MIIDGVEMREIRTADAAGVAEVLDRNREYMAPYEPRRAEEFYTEAGQRGRIEELLAARADRRARPFVLVAADGGVAGTINLQNIVRGALSSGAIGYWVDEAWTGKGLATAALHEVIRVARDEERLHRVEAGTRVENLASQRVLAKAGFEQYGLAPRYLHVGGDWQDHRLFQLLLNDEPPAL; encoded by the coding sequence ATGATCATTGACGGGGTGGAGATGCGGGAGATCCGGACGGCCGACGCCGCCGGGGTCGCCGAGGTGCTGGACCGGAACCGGGAGTACATGGCCCCCTACGAGCCCCGCCGGGCCGAGGAGTTCTACACCGAGGCCGGGCAGCGGGGGCGGATCGAGGAACTGCTCGCGGCGCGGGCGGACCGGCGGGCACGGCCGTTCGTGCTGGTCGCCGCCGACGGCGGGGTGGCCGGGACGATCAACCTCCAGAACATCGTGCGCGGGGCGCTGTCCAGCGGCGCCATCGGCTACTGGGTGGACGAGGCCTGGACCGGCAAGGGGCTGGCCACCGCCGCGCTCCACGAGGTCATCCGGGTCGCTCGCGACGAGGAGCGGCTGCACCGGGTCGAGGCGGGGACCCGGGTCGAGAACCTGGCCTCGCAGCGGGTCCTCGCGAAGGCGGGCTTCGAGCAGTACGGGCTCGCGCCCCGCTACCTGCACGTCGGCGGGGACTGGCAGGACCACCGCCTCTTCCAGCTGCTCCTGAACGACGAGCCGCCCGCCCTCTAG
- a CDS encoding CGNR zinc finger domain-containing protein, which produces MWFDSGRVCLDLVATFSPLAHTEGIRDGDGLRLWLTGAGLVPDRTPLALVGDDWVRAFRVLRADVESLVRAELAGAAPPEAALARVNAAAAGPPPGLCAVQDQEGHLVRELCGGVECAGLLASVARDAVELLTDPGERDLLRACEGDGCARVYLDTSRGHRRRWCSSELCGNRERVARHRRRVLESRPG; this is translated from the coding sequence ATGTGGTTCGACTCCGGGCGGGTCTGCCTGGACCTGGTGGCTACTTTTTCTCCCCTCGCGCACACCGAGGGCATCCGGGACGGTGACGGGCTGCGGCTGTGGCTCACCGGAGCCGGGCTGGTGCCCGACCGGACGCCGCTCGCCCTGGTCGGGGACGACTGGGTGCGCGCCTTCCGGGTGCTGCGCGCCGACGTCGAGAGCCTCGTACGGGCCGAGCTGGCCGGAGCCGCGCCGCCCGAGGCCGCTCTGGCCCGGGTCAACGCGGCGGCCGCCGGTCCACCCCCGGGACTGTGTGCAGTACAGGACCAAGAAGGTCACCTCGTACGGGAGTTGTGCGGCGGAGTCGAATGCGCCGGGCTGCTCGCCTCCGTGGCCCGGGACGCCGTCGAACTGCTCACCGACCCCGGCGAACGGGACCTGCTGCGGGCCTGCGAGGGCGACGGCTGCGCCCGGGTCTACCTCGACACCTCGCGCGGACACCGCCGCCGCTGGTGCTCCAGCGAGCTCTGCGGCAACCGCGAGCGCGTGGCCCGGCACCGGCGCCGCGTCCTCGAATCCCGCCCCGGCTGA